In a single window of the Pseudomonas entomophila genome:
- a CDS encoding DODA-type extradiol aromatic ring-opening family dioxygenase gives MLPSLFISHGSPMLALQPGASGPALAALARALQRPKAIVVVSAHWESRELLVMSNPQPPTWHDFHGFPPALYAVQYPAPGAPELARQVAERLGARLDAQRPFDHGAWVPLSLMYPQADIPVIQVSLPSQAGPALQLKVGQALSTLREEGILLIGSGSITHNLGELDWHAGPDTVEPWALTFRDWVVARLQVNDQAALLDYRRQAPFAVRNHPSDEHLLPLYFAMGAGAQFGIVHQGFTLGALGMDIYRFD, from the coding sequence ATGCTGCCCAGCCTGTTCATCTCCCATGGTTCCCCCATGCTCGCCCTGCAACCCGGCGCCAGCGGCCCGGCCCTGGCCGCCCTGGCCCGCGCACTGCAGCGCCCGAAGGCGATCGTGGTGGTGTCGGCGCACTGGGAGAGCCGCGAGCTGCTGGTGATGAGCAACCCACAACCACCGACCTGGCACGACTTCCACGGCTTCCCGCCAGCCCTGTACGCCGTGCAGTACCCCGCGCCCGGCGCGCCGGAACTGGCCCGGCAGGTCGCCGAGCGCCTGGGCGCGCGGCTGGATGCGCAACGGCCTTTCGACCACGGCGCCTGGGTGCCGCTATCGCTGATGTATCCACAGGCCGACATCCCGGTCATCCAGGTGTCTCTGCCCAGCCAGGCCGGCCCGGCCCTGCAACTGAAGGTCGGGCAGGCGCTGTCGACACTACGCGAGGAAGGCATCCTGCTGATTGGTTCGGGCAGCATCACCCACAACCTGGGCGAGCTGGACTGGCATGCCGGGCCAGATACGGTCGAGCCCTGGGCGCTGACATTTCGCGACTGGGTGGTGGCGCGCTTGCAGGTGAACGACCAGGCCGCGCTGCTGGACTATCGCCGACAGGCGCCATTCGCGGTACGCAATCACCCCAGCGATGAGCACCTGTTGCCGCTGTACTTCGCCATGGGCGCCGGCGCACAGTTCGGCATCGTTCACCAGGGCTTCACCCTGGGGGCGTTGGGCATGGACATCTATCGGTTCGACTGA
- a CDS encoding pyridoxal phosphate-dependent aminotransferase, with translation MQFSKSNKLANVCYDIRGPVLKHAKRLEEEGHRILKLNIGNPAPFGFEAPDEILQDVIRNLPTAQGYSDSKGLFSARKAVMQYCQQKQIEGVGIEDIYLGNGVSELIVMSMQALLNNGDEVLIPAPDYPLWTAAVSLAGGKPVHYLCDEQADWFPDLDDIKAKITPNTKALVIINPNNPTGAVYSKELLLGMLELARQHNLVVFSDEIYDKILYDEAVHISTASLAPDLLCLTFNGLSKSYRVAGFRSGWLIISGPKHHAQSYIEGIDMLANMRLCANVPAQHAIQTALGGYQSINDLVLPPGRLLEQRNRTYELLNSIPGVSCVKPMGALYAFPKIDPKVCPIHNDEKFVLDLLLSEKLLIVQGTAFNWPWPDHFRVVTLPRVDDLEQAIGRIGNFLRTYSQ, from the coding sequence ATGCAGTTCAGCAAATCGAACAAGCTCGCCAATGTCTGCTACGACATTCGCGGCCCAGTGCTCAAGCACGCCAAGCGCCTGGAAGAGGAAGGCCACCGCATCCTCAAGCTGAACATCGGCAACCCGGCGCCGTTTGGCTTCGAGGCGCCGGACGAAATCCTGCAGGACGTGATCCGCAACCTGCCCACCGCCCAGGGCTACAGCGATTCGAAAGGCCTGTTCAGCGCGCGCAAGGCGGTGATGCAATACTGCCAGCAGAAGCAGATCGAAGGCGTCGGGATCGAGGATATCTACCTGGGTAACGGCGTGTCCGAGCTGATCGTCATGTCCATGCAGGCCCTGCTGAACAACGGCGACGAAGTGCTGATCCCGGCCCCCGACTACCCGCTGTGGACCGCCGCGGTGAGCCTGGCCGGCGGCAAGCCGGTGCACTACCTGTGCGACGAGCAGGCCGACTGGTTCCCCGACCTGGACGACATCAAGGCCAAGATCACCCCGAACACCAAGGCCCTGGTGATCATCAACCCGAACAACCCGACCGGCGCCGTGTATTCGAAAGAGCTGCTGCTGGGCATGCTGGAGCTGGCGCGCCAGCACAACCTGGTGGTGTTCTCCGACGAGATCTACGACAAGATCCTCTACGACGAGGCCGTGCACATCAGCACCGCGTCGCTGGCCCCGGACCTGCTGTGCCTGACCTTCAACGGCCTGTCCAAGTCGTACCGCGTGGCCGGCTTCCGTTCTGGCTGGCTGATCATCTCCGGGCCCAAGCACCACGCCCAGAGCTATATCGAAGGCATCGACATGCTGGCCAACATGCGCCTGTGCGCCAACGTGCCGGCCCAGCACGCGATCCAGACCGCGCTGGGGGGCTACCAGAGCATCAACGACCTGGTGCTGCCACCGGGGCGCCTGCTCGAACAGCGCAACCGCACCTACGAGCTGCTCAACTCGATCCCGGGCGTGAGCTGCGTCAAGCCCATGGGTGCGCTGTACGCGTTCCCGAAGATCGACCCGAAGGTCTGCCCGATCCACAACGACGAGAAGTTCGTCCTCGACCTGCTGCTGTCGGAGAAACTGTTGATCGTCCAAGGCACAGCGTTCAACTGGCCGTGGCCGGACCACTTCCGCGTGGTGACGCTGCCACGGGTGGACGACCTGGAGCAGGCGATCGGGCGCATTGGCAATTTCCTGCGCACCTACTCGCAGTAA
- a CDS encoding thiopurine S-methyltransferase, with translation MEPAFWHKRWADNQIGFHQPQVNPYLQAHWPALGLAPGARVLVPLCGKSLDMLWLAAQGYRVMGVELSRRAVEDFFTEHGLPAQVTQHGVFEAWRSDEVEIWCGDVFALRAEDLADCAGVYDRAALIALPPGMRERYMALLGAKLPAACRGVLVTLDYDQALIDGPPFSVPDAEVRAGFAGWRVVEVEGREIIEESPKFIKAGVSSLVERVYRLSR, from the coding sequence ATGGAGCCAGCGTTCTGGCACAAGCGATGGGCGGACAACCAGATCGGCTTTCACCAACCCCAGGTGAACCCGTACCTGCAGGCGCACTGGCCGGCGCTGGGGCTGGCCCCCGGAGCGCGGGTGCTGGTGCCTTTGTGCGGCAAGAGCCTGGACATGCTCTGGCTGGCCGCGCAGGGGTATCGAGTGATGGGCGTGGAGCTGTCGCGGCGCGCGGTGGAAGATTTCTTCACTGAGCATGGGTTGCCGGCGCAGGTGACGCAGCACGGCGTGTTCGAGGCCTGGCGCAGTGATGAGGTGGAGATCTGGTGTGGGGATGTGTTTGCCTTGCGCGCCGAGGATCTTGCCGATTGCGCGGGGGTGTATGACCGGGCGGCCTTGATTGCGCTGCCGCCTGGGATGCGCGAGCGCTACATGGCGTTGCTGGGCGCGAAGTTGCCGGCGGCGTGTCGCGGGGTACTGGTGACCCTGGATTACGACCAGGCGTTGATCGACGGGCCGCCGTTCTCTGTGCCGGATGCCGAAGTGCGTGCAGGGTTTGCCGGGTGGCGGGTTGTTGAAGTTGAGGGGCGGGAGATTATCGAGGAGAGCCCGAAGTTCATCAAGGCTGGCGTATCGAGCCTGGTCGAGCGGGTGTACCGCTTGAGTCGGTAG
- the tssI gene encoding type VI secretion system tip protein TssI/VgrG, translating to MFTPSPPERLRLFADALPRGAHVLAFSGAEGISTLYGFDIELVSESTSLALQTLLDQPAFLAFDDQGRGVHGMLARARLGTVGQRLTHYHLRLVPRMARLELRHNHRIFQQRTVAQIVGQVLKEHGILADACQFRLEAPFPPRDYCVQYGETDLAFIERLCQEEGIHYRFEHAPDGHRVVFSDHQMHFPHLPQPLAFVPENGLNANTAVASAFSLAFESSVERVELRDHDFRKSATALAYTSRAGDTPAREHYTYPGGLLQTVDQGRGRALAQRTLERCRARQCTADGASDEPGLVSGHLVNLTGHPQAACNQRWLLTSVAHKGQQPQVLEENATADATAHYTNTFTAMPWDTIYRPPLSHAKPRVPASQEARVTGPQGEEVYCDAFGRVKVQFHWDREGRGDEHSSCWLRVASGWAGDRHGALTVPRVGMAVLVSFLDDDPDQPVISGCLPDSLHLPPYPLPDYNSRTVLRSRSLGGGGGYNELSMDDRAGQERVYLRAQRDLEERIEQDSHLYIGRQRHALIKGTSQVTLEDEDHRTVSGARKVLLRTDDHLTVEQASQTRVGTVLLQHAGQRVQVSADGEVLVEGGNSISLKVAGQHLLINANGIFASSPVQIGGAPVTGLPTAPALPGQQAGQAAPVALSAPVSAWQRTLFNTSQATASDYCPLCESCRDGLCLPAGGAR from the coding sequence ATGTTCACCCCCTCCCCTCCGGAGCGTCTGCGCCTGTTCGCCGACGCCCTGCCCCGCGGCGCGCACGTGCTCGCCTTCAGCGGCGCAGAAGGCATCAGCACCCTGTACGGGTTCGATATCGAGCTGGTCAGCGAAAGCACCAGCCTGGCACTGCAGACCCTGCTCGACCAGCCGGCATTCCTCGCCTTCGACGACCAGGGTCGAGGTGTGCACGGTATGCTGGCGCGTGCACGCCTGGGCACTGTCGGCCAGCGCCTAACCCATTACCACCTCAGGCTGGTGCCCCGCATGGCGCGCCTGGAACTACGCCACAACCACCGGATATTCCAGCAGCGCACGGTGGCGCAGATCGTCGGCCAGGTGCTCAAGGAACACGGCATCCTCGCCGATGCCTGCCAGTTCCGCCTCGAGGCGCCCTTCCCGCCTCGCGACTATTGCGTGCAGTACGGCGAAACCGACCTGGCCTTCATCGAACGGCTGTGCCAGGAAGAGGGCATCCATTATCGCTTCGAGCACGCCCCCGACGGCCATCGGGTGGTGTTCAGCGATCACCAGATGCACTTTCCCCACCTGCCGCAGCCACTGGCCTTCGTCCCGGAAAACGGCCTCAACGCCAATACCGCCGTGGCCAGCGCCTTCTCCCTGGCGTTCGAATCCAGCGTGGAGCGGGTCGAGCTGCGCGACCACGACTTTCGCAAGAGCGCCACCGCCCTGGCCTACACCAGCCGGGCCGGCGACACGCCCGCCCGGGAACACTACACCTACCCCGGCGGCCTGCTGCAAACGGTCGACCAGGGCCGTGGCCGCGCCCTGGCACAGCGCACCCTGGAACGCTGCCGCGCCAGGCAGTGCACGGCCGACGGGGCCAGCGACGAGCCAGGCCTGGTCAGCGGGCACCTGGTGAACCTGACCGGCCACCCGCAGGCGGCGTGCAACCAGCGGTGGCTGCTGACCAGCGTGGCGCACAAAGGGCAGCAACCGCAGGTACTGGAAGAGAACGCCACCGCCGACGCCACCGCGCACTACACCAATACCTTCACCGCCATGCCGTGGGACACGATCTACCGCCCGCCCCTGAGCCACGCCAAGCCCCGTGTGCCGGCCAGCCAGGAAGCCCGGGTGACCGGCCCCCAGGGCGAGGAGGTGTACTGCGACGCCTTCGGCCGGGTCAAGGTGCAGTTCCACTGGGACCGCGAAGGCCGTGGCGACGAGCACAGCAGTTGCTGGTTGCGGGTCGCCTCGGGCTGGGCGGGCGACCGCCACGGCGCGCTGACCGTGCCACGGGTCGGCATGGCCGTGCTGGTCAGCTTCCTCGACGACGACCCCGACCAGCCGGTGATCAGCGGCTGCCTGCCCGACAGCCTGCACCTGCCGCCCTATCCCCTGCCCGACTACAACAGCCGCACCGTGCTGCGCAGCCGTAGCCTGGGCGGTGGCGGCGGCTACAACGAGCTGTCCATGGACGACCGCGCCGGCCAGGAACGGGTCTACCTGCGCGCCCAGCGCGACCTGGAGGAGCGCATCGAGCAGGACAGCCACCTGTACATCGGCCGCCAGCGCCATGCGCTGATCAAGGGCACCAGCCAGGTCACGCTGGAAGACGAGGACCACCGCACGGTCAGCGGGGCACGCAAGGTACTGCTGCGCACCGATGACCACCTGACCGTCGAGCAGGCCAGCCAGACCCGCGTCGGCACGGTGCTGCTGCAGCACGCGGGCCAGCGGGTGCAGGTGAGCGCCGATGGCGAGGTGCTGGTGGAGGGCGGCAACAGCATCAGCTTGAAAGTCGCGGGCCAGCACCTGCTTATCAACGCCAACGGCATCTTCGCCAGCAGCCCGGTGCAGATCGGCGGGGCGCCTGTCACCGGCCTGCCGACCGCGCCGGCACTGCCGGGGCAGCAGGCCGGGCAAGCTGCGCCGGTGGCGCTGTCGGCCCCCGTATCCGCCTGGCAACGGACACTGTTTAACACCAGCCAGGCCACCGCCAGCGATTACTGCCCGCTGTGCGAAAGCTGCCGCGACGGCCTGTGCCTGCCGGCGGGAGGTGCCCGATGA
- a CDS encoding glutathione peroxidase: MADALLDIPCVTLSGEQKLLGDYAGKALLVVNTASQCGFTPQYKGLERLWQDYGQRGLMVLGFPCNQFGKQEPGDAKAIAQFCELNFGVSFPLFRKIEVNGPNAHPLFVELKRRAPGVLGTQNIKWNFTKFLVDPASGKVTRFGSTTKPEALKPSIEALLNR; the protein is encoded by the coding sequence ATGGCCGATGCACTGCTGGACATTCCTTGCGTCACCCTTTCCGGTGAGCAGAAATTACTGGGCGACTACGCCGGCAAGGCGCTGCTGGTGGTCAACACCGCCAGCCAGTGCGGCTTCACCCCGCAGTACAAGGGCCTCGAGCGCCTGTGGCAGGACTACGGCCAGCGCGGCCTGATGGTGCTGGGCTTCCCCTGCAACCAGTTTGGCAAGCAGGAGCCGGGCGATGCGAAGGCGATTGCGCAGTTCTGCGAGCTCAACTTTGGTGTGAGCTTCCCGCTGTTTCGCAAGATCGAGGTCAACGGCCCCAATGCCCACCCGCTGTTCGTCGAACTCAAGCGGCGCGCGCCGGGCGTGCTGGGCACGCAGAACATCAAGTGGAACTTCACCAAGTTCCTGGTCGACCCGGCCAGTGGCAAGGTTACCCGTTTCGGTTCGACCACCAAGCCCGAGGCGCTGAAACCCTCCATCGAGGCGCTGCTCAACCGCTGA
- a CDS encoding DUF4123 domain-containing protein — protein sequence MSAISPWQWITRQRAQGRDIALVLDAHVEARQTLMGSLPPDRRQVLYQQTDAAYLALHGPACFLVGEAEVRLIQPLLELPDDHWGWLASLAPGDLPAWVEHWRARLLVGEPPQRALYRFHDNRVLARGLAAARATLPAYLGQAISVCYWQGQAWATLDNPAPGAHPLPNEPAWLQLPAPNVTGPVARANAHRYLYSHHLPAYLALAERQPPRAWLQRQLQRAQDWGWHAPAQIEFLLVLSLRSPGFELPRECAPLFGESPQAHVDRLRRHTLI from the coding sequence ATGAGCGCGATCTCCCCCTGGCAGTGGATAACCCGCCAGCGCGCCCAGGGCCGCGATATCGCCCTGGTGCTGGATGCCCATGTCGAGGCGCGCCAGACGCTGATGGGCAGCTTGCCCCCCGACCGTCGCCAGGTGCTGTACCAGCAGACCGACGCTGCCTACCTCGCGCTCCATGGGCCAGCCTGCTTCCTGGTCGGCGAGGCCGAGGTCCGGCTGATCCAGCCGCTGCTGGAGCTGCCGGACGATCACTGGGGCTGGCTGGCCAGCCTGGCGCCGGGCGACCTGCCAGCCTGGGTCGAGCACTGGCGCGCACGCTTGCTGGTCGGCGAGCCGCCACAGCGGGCGCTGTACCGCTTCCACGACAACCGCGTGCTGGCCCGTGGCCTGGCCGCGGCCCGGGCGACGTTGCCGGCCTACCTCGGGCAGGCCATCAGTGTGTGTTACTGGCAAGGGCAGGCCTGGGCGACGCTGGACAACCCCGCGCCGGGCGCCCATCCGCTGCCAAACGAGCCCGCCTGGCTGCAACTGCCCGCGCCGAATGTCACGGGCCCGGTGGCCCGGGCCAATGCCCATCGCTACCTCTACAGCCACCACTTGCCGGCGTACCTGGCCCTGGCCGAGCGCCAACCGCCCCGTGCCTGGCTGCAACGGCAGTTGCAGCGCGCGCAGGACTGGGGGTGGCACGCGCCGGCGCAGATCGAGTTCCTGCTGGTGCTCAGCCTTCGTTCGCCCGGCTTCGAACTGCCTCGGGAATGCGCGCCGCTCTTCGGCGAATCGCCCCAGGCCCACGTGGATCGTTTGCGTCGGCATACGTTGATTTGA
- the msrB gene encoding peptide-methionine (R)-S-oxide reductase MsrB: MQKIDKTLEEWRAMLDPAQYQVCRLKGTERPFSGKYNSERGNGVYHCICCDLPLFDSKAKFDSGCGWPSFYEPIEEAAMIEIRDTSHGMIRTEVTCAQCDAHLGHVFPDGPPPTGLRYCINSVCLDLKPRD; this comes from the coding sequence ATGCAAAAGATCGACAAGACACTGGAAGAGTGGCGCGCCATGCTCGACCCCGCCCAGTACCAGGTGTGCCGCCTGAAGGGCACCGAGCGGCCGTTCAGTGGTAAGTACAACAGTGAACGCGGCAATGGCGTCTACCATTGCATCTGCTGCGACCTGCCGCTGTTCGACTCGAAGGCCAAGTTCGACTCCGGTTGTGGCTGGCCGAGCTTCTACGAACCTATCGAGGAGGCCGCGATGATCGAGATCCGCGACACCTCCCACGGCATGATCCGCACCGAAGTCACCTGCGCGCAATGCGATGCCCACCTGGGCCACGTATTCCCCGATGGCCCGCCACCGACCGGCCTGCGCTACTGCATCAACTCGGTGTGCCTGGACCTCAAACCCCGCGATTGA
- the htpX gene encoding protease HtpX has product MMRILLFVATNLAVVLVASITLSLFGFNGFMAANGVDLNLGQLLVFCAVFGFAGSLVSLFISKWMAKMTTGTQIITQPRTRHEQWLLQTVEELSREAGIKMPEVGIFPAYEANAFATGWNRNDALVAVSQGLLERFSPDEVRAVLAHEIGHVANGDMVTMALVQGVVNTFVMFFARIIGNFVDRVIFKNEEGHGIAYFVATIVAELVLGILASIIVMWYSRRREFRADEAGAHLAGTGAMIGALQRLRSEQGLPVHMPDTLKAFGINGGLKHGLAGLLMSHPPLEDRIDALRRRG; this is encoded by the coding sequence ATGATGCGCATTCTGTTGTTTGTAGCCACCAACCTCGCGGTGGTGCTGGTTGCAAGCATTACCCTGAGCCTGTTCGGCTTCAACGGGTTCATGGCAGCCAACGGGGTTGACCTCAACCTCGGCCAACTGCTGGTCTTCTGCGCCGTGTTCGGTTTCGCTGGCTCGCTGGTCTCGCTGTTCATCTCCAAGTGGATGGCGAAGATGACCACCGGCACCCAGATCATCACCCAGCCTCGCACCCGCCATGAGCAGTGGCTGCTGCAGACCGTCGAGGAGCTGTCCCGCGAAGCCGGCATCAAGATGCCCGAGGTGGGCATTTTCCCGGCTTACGAGGCCAACGCCTTCGCCACCGGCTGGAACCGCAACGACGCCCTGGTAGCGGTATCGCAAGGCCTGCTCGAGCGCTTCTCGCCCGACGAGGTGCGCGCGGTGCTGGCCCACGAGATCGGCCACGTGGCCAATGGCGACATGGTCACCATGGCGCTGGTGCAAGGCGTGGTGAACACCTTCGTGATGTTCTTCGCCCGCATCATCGGCAACTTCGTCGACCGGGTGATCTTCAAGAACGAAGAAGGCCACGGCATCGCCTATTTCGTTGCCACCATCGTCGCCGAGCTGGTGCTGGGCATCCTCGCCAGCATCATCGTCATGTGGTACTCGCGCCGCCGCGAGTTCCGCGCCGACGAAGCCGGCGCCCACCTGGCCGGTACTGGCGCGATGATTGGCGCCCTGCAGCGCCTGCGCTCCGAACAGGGCCTGCCGGTGCACATGCCCGACACCCTGAAGGCCTTCGGCATCAACGGCGGCCTCAAGCACGGCCTGGCCGGCCTGCTGATGAGCCACCCGCCGCTGGAAGACCGCATCGACGCCCTGCGCCGTCGCGGCTGA